The Formosa sp. Hel1_33_131 genome window below encodes:
- a CDS encoding DUF6427 family protein, with protein MFVFQRIITVDYEVNLSNTLREVGYLSILLASFFTLIFIVTKNNLTHNNSYAALYFCLFIGLMPSCLETNSVLISNFFILLSLRRIVSLKTNSNIKKKLLDASMWICLAAIYEPWAILFFAVLFLGMVFYSVAQTKNTVIPFCGILAVGILLTCYRLLTKNMFPNLIEYLPTISFDTFSFNNTIIEAQSLLFLAFVLFGIGSFIAKGFLKNRVVNPSFSVLILAILTGITIVFLSSNHGLAGYLFAFAPSAIVLANFSETTKYRWLSEFVLGVLLFAVLFQVGLNIPFPLN; from the coding sequence ATGTTTGTATTTCAACGAATTATTACAGTTGATTACGAAGTAAATCTCTCCAACACTCTAAGGGAAGTAGGCTATCTTTCAATACTCTTGGCGTCTTTTTTTACCTTAATTTTTATCGTCACCAAAAACAACTTAACCCACAACAATAGTTACGCCGCACTTTACTTTTGTTTGTTTATTGGACTCATGCCATCTTGCCTAGAAACGAATTCTGTACTCATTTCAAACTTTTTTATACTGCTCTCACTTCGAAGAATCGTGAGTTTAAAAACCAATTCAAACATCAAAAAGAAACTATTAGATGCTTCTATGTGGATTTGTCTAGCAGCTATTTATGAACCTTGGGCTATTTTGTTCTTTGCAGTCTTATTTTTGGGGATGGTATTTTACTCCGTTGCTCAAACAAAAAACACCGTCATTCCTTTTTGTGGGATTTTAGCCGTTGGAATACTTTTGACCTGCTATCGATTACTCACAAAAAATATGTTTCCAAACCTTATCGAATATTTACCCACCATTAGCTTTGACACCTTTTCATTCAATAACACAATAATAGAGGCACAGTCCCTTCTATTCCTAGCCTTTGTTTTATTTGGGATTGGCAGTTTTATTGCAAAAGGATTTCTTAAAAACAGAGTAGTGAACCCTAGTTTTTCAGTACTTATTTTAGCAATTCTTACAGGAATTACCATTGTGTTTCTAAGTTCGAATCACGGTCTTGCAGGTTATTTGTTTGCGTTTGCACCTTCCGCGATTGTGTTGGCAAATTTTTCTGAAACGACCAAATATCGTTGGTTATCAGAATTTGTTTTAGGAGTGTTGCTTTTTGCAGTGCTGTTTCAAGTTGGGCTGAATATTCCATTTCCGCTAAACTAA